Below is a genomic region from Prunus persica cultivar Lovell chromosome G3, Prunus_persica_NCBIv2, whole genome shotgun sequence.
aaaatgaacACACACCAGACATGTTGATATTCCATCTTATTAGTCATCTAATTCATCAACTATATATGACGCTTTTATCACAAACTAAATAACTAACTCTTAATTTAATGatatttcatttaaaaaaaagaaagagaatccTCATTAATTTAGTATATTatgtttcttcttcatcaaatacCAATTGATACTCAATCGACATACATCCATGTGTGACAATCATGTGAACTCTAATATGATCACTTCTCCAACAAGAGTGATGGAAATTTAGAGGAAACATTCTAGTTTTTTTGGGGCAGCAGATGTTAGGGACACTCATCCGTTCATCCATGTGTGAGAATAATATGAGCTCCAAAGAAGTTGAAGTTCCactcaaaattaatttgaaaaaaataatccaaCTTTTTATGAATTGTTACTAAAATATTCAACCATTCAATATGAGACATTTTCATTTTCGCATTTTCACAGTTACATTTTCAACTAGCACGCAAACAAGTAAACTACTGGTTTCACTCCCAGACTGCTACTACTAGCCCACAGTCCAAAATAAAGTGACGAGAGACTGTTTCTGTCTTTTGGCCCACACTTCAGATCAAACAAGCAAACAAATGGTTTCACTCCCATACTTCCTAAATACAataatttaaatcaaaaccatGTGCCCATGAGGCAACAAAACTCTGTGCTTATCCAAACTCCAGAATATTAAATTCCACTTTTACCCCTGCCTAGTACATCATATTGCCTCCATCCGCATGTACAAAACAGTAATATCTCCAAATATAGTGTAACATCCACATACCTTACcaaaagaaacagaagaaaacaaaaccagctCTGGTTTCTTGCCACAAGCccaccttttaaaaaaaaaattcccctATATGGGGAGCACCTCAAGATCATCTTCTCCATCAATACACTCAAACATTCACATTCACATTCACTACTGAAGAGAAGAAATCATAATCGTGATGAGTTCATCAAGTGCAAGCAAGGCTATTGTGGCAGCAAGTGTTGGAATTGTGGAGGCATTGAAGGACCAAGGGATATGCAGGTGGAACTCTGCTTTAAGATCTGTGCACCAGCAAGCCAAAACCCAACTCAGGTCATTGTCTCAGGccaacaacaagctctcatcttcttctgctTCAGCTGCTTTCAGTAAAGTCAGAGATGAGAAGCTGAAGAAATCAGAGGAGTCTTTGAGGACAGTCATGTACTTGAGCTGCTGGGGTCCCAACTAATTCAATCAgcacagagacagagagcaaAAAGATCAGAATTTTGCGCAAGAGGTTGCTGAAATGAAGCTTGGGCATGAACATAAGGATGAAACAAGATTACACAACCCATGAAAGGGCTCCTTgagttttatatatatcaaatgATCAGGATATGTAAACTTGTTGGGTTACATACTACTGGCAAAGGCAATCGTTGTAAATGGCAGACAGTTCATTCATGTCTGCTTGCTTGCTTGGGGCAAGTTGATGTAAATTACCACATAATGCAAAAGCACACATATTTCTGAGCAATTGATGCCTTGATCATTCTTTtcgagtttttctttttgccctTTCTTATTAATCCATTATTTACTTCGTTTTAACTGAAGGATTTATGATACTATAAATTTGAGTATTTAGTAGTGAAACATAATTGAGTTGCCCTAATTGGGTAAAATCCATTGTGTTGAATGGTTTCTTTCTCCAACAAAAGCTATAGCCCAACACATCCCATGGTTTTTCCCACATTTTATGGGGTTTCCTTCCTCCTATTCATCCTCTGCTTTCGTTTCAAGTAAGCTCAGCTGCTGAGGTCCCGGTTGAATATTAATTCAGCTTGTTTGTTAGATCCCCTGAATTCTCTATGATATATACAATTGATTATTCTATGCACCAGAAACTTAAACATTAATCAAGCTACTTATTAATGTTTAAGTTTTTATGCTAACACACATTTTATATCAAATGAGTGTTGTTGGTGCTCTCAGAAATGGTGAGAGGTACctcttctttttgtatttttgttcacCACTCTTAATTAGCGATGAGTAATACCATCACGTTAATTATTGTGCAAGAAATTCATGTAATTGTCGTGGAGGAAATTCATGTAATATGTAGATTAAATCATACTcatcaaatgaaaattaaccTAATTATAATGCTCACTATTTCTTTAATGATATGTCAACACATAGTAGACTCATGCCTATAATTAGTCGAAGCAAatagagagaaggaaagacactataatgtttgtttttccgCCCACGGTCCACACCAGACCAAGTAAACAAATAGTTTCACTCCTACATTGTGTTTGAAATAGATGCGCAAGAGGCAGTAAATAGAATCAATTCTGACAAAGAGTGTTTTGAAGCAGAAGAGAACTTGGTGGAAGATATTAAGGAGATGCGGTTGTGGTTTAGATCTTTCTCGTGTGAACAGCAGTGATGGGATGGTAATGTAGTTGCTCCTGAGCTAGCCCAATATGCTATTAGAAACACAAACATGGATTGAGGAGAAGCCTCCTTGGTTGAGTTCTTTGCTTGCTGCAGATTTAAGAGCTACTGGTTGATTTATATATTCGACATCAAGTGGGAGGCCTTTTTTTACCTTTGGcggattttcctcttttttggggtttttttatgCCAACGATTTTTTACAAAGGCCCAAACTGTTAACGTGAGTTAACCTACtaaatcaaggagatttatttcctaagtTAATTAGGTGATTTACTTCATTGTTTTATATAATTGACACATCcttgtataattaggagatattctcctaattaattactGTATCTATTTCTTTATGAAGTACCCTTGTAAAgtcctatatatacctccttatggagaagaatacaattaacctaaagtattcaaaccatattcatattttagcatggtataaGAGCAATCTATCCTAGGTTGTCTCTAAGCCCTCAAATCATACCCTCAAATTcaaacccaaaccctaaatcaaattccttaCCTCCCAAATCAAATCCTCTTATCAAACTCCTTAAACACATACctctcaaatcaaattcctaaatcaaattcatacatcaaattcctcaaatcaaaatcctcAAATTCTCAAATAAACTCCTTAACCACAAACACACACTCATATCAAATGTTACTTCTGCTGCAATGCCAGGACCCCCTACGATTCTCTCCCTTCTTGCAAACTCACAGAAGCATGCGATCAATCGTGTTAAACTGGCTACCCAGGCTCGTGCTTCTATCACTACCACCAAAGGTTCTGCTTTTCATATGTCCTCTCCAAAGCCCACATGAATTATTGACTTGGGTGCTATGTATCACATGACATTTGATCCTGGCCAACTTATTAGTCGCAAACCATCCACTCAGTCGGTAGTGTCTAATGCTAATGGTATCCTCTCCCATGTGGTTGGAGATgactctctatctctctctaacTCCATACATATGGATTCTGTATTGATTGTCCCATTCTTGGACCATAACTTGTTGTATGTTGCACAACTTACTACTACTTTGAGGTGTATTGTAATATTTTGGACAaatcattgtgtttttcagAACATTCTCACGAGGAAGACGATTGGTTGTGATACTAGGTGGGGCAAACTCTACTACTTGGACTAGGCATCGGATAGTGAGACCAAGGTTGGTCAAGCTTTCACAACAAGTGGAGCTAGTTCTGAGAGGCAAAGAGACAAAGTTTGGTTATGGCATAAATGTCTTGGGCATGCCTCATTTGGTTATCTAAAGAAGCtgtttccatcattatttttcagttttgatgTTTCTAGCTTCCAGTGTGATACGTATGAATTAGTTAAGAGCCATCGTGTTCCTTTCCCATTAAGTACAAATAAAAGTTTGGTTCCATTCTTCCTTATTCATTATGATGTTTGAGGGCTTGCTTAAATCACTACTCCGGTTGGAGCTTGATGGTTTGTCACCATCACTGCGCACGAATGACTTGGGTTCTCCTTCTCAAAACCAAAGGGGAAGTCAGTTTAACATTTCAATAGTTCTATAAAATAGTGGCAACTCAGTTTCATGCCAAAATCCAGGTTTTCCATTTTGACGATGGCGGCAAATTTCTTAATTATaatctcaacaaatttttacaagatcatggcatcATACATCAACGCTCGTGTTCATATACTCCCCAacaaaatggggtggttgagCAAAAGAACCAACATTGATTGGAAGTCGTTCGTGCATCTTTATTTGATACCAACATGCCTCGGAAGAACCAACATgtgaaccctaaaccctaacaTGATCACTTCGCCAATAAGAGTGATGGAAATTTGGAGGaagcattcttttttttggggggggagtgggggggggggggggggggggggggggcggCGGGCGCAAATGTTAGAGACACTTGTCCATCCATCCACATGTGAGCTTTACATAATTGTTGGAGGAAGTTGAGATTTCATTCCAAAATTAATTGGTAATGGGGCAAGTAGTCCAACTTCACGCAATTTCTCAACTATCCAATGTGATATATAATCATGTGAGCTTTACGTAATTATTGAAGGAAGTTGCGATTTCACTCCAAAATTAATTAGTAATGGAGAAAATAGTTCAACTTCATACAATTGATCAACTATCCAATATGAGACattttcactactacaaacAAGTAAACTACTGGCCAGAAGCTGCTACCAAAATAAAGTGACGATACGAGAGACTCTGTTTCTGTCTTTTGGTCCGCTCTCCAAATCAAACAAGCAAACAAATGGTTTCACTCCAATACGGCGGGCCTAAATACAataatttaaatcaaaaccatGTGCCCATGAGGCAACAAAAATTCTGTGCTTATCCAAActccaaaatattaaattccaCTTTTACCCCTGCCTAGTACATCATATTCCCTGCATCTGCATGTACAAAACAGTAATATCTCCAAATATAGTGTAAAACATCCACATACCTTACCAAAAGAAA
It encodes:
- the LOC18783977 gene encoding uncharacterized protein LOC18783977, giving the protein MSSSSASKAIVAASVGIVEALKDQGICRWNSALRSVHQQAKTQLRSLSQANNKLSSSSASAAFSKVRDEKLKKSEESLRTVMYLSCWGPN